The Exiguobacterium acetylicum genome includes a window with the following:
- the codY gene encoding GTP-sensing pleiotropic transcriptional regulator CodY, which produces MNLLAKTRKLNTMLQQEASTHVDFKVMADRLSEVMESNTFIVSRRGKLLGIAIKQQIENDRVRGFLEERQFPEDYTKKLFNVTETTANIAIDSEHTAFPVDNRDTFETSKTTIVPIIGGGERLGTLVLGRMVEDFNEEDLVLAEYGATVVGMEILREKAHEAEDKARKKAVVQMAINSLSYSELEAIEHIFEELEGNEGLLVASKIADRVGITRSVIVNALRKLESAGVIESRSLGMKGTYIKILNDNFLYELERIKSN; this is translated from the coding sequence ATGAATTTATTGGCGAAAACGCGGAAGCTGAATACGATGTTACAACAGGAAGCGAGCACACATGTTGATTTCAAGGTCATGGCTGACCGTCTCAGTGAAGTCATGGAATCAAACACGTTCATCGTAAGTCGGCGCGGTAAGTTACTGGGTATCGCAATCAAACAACAAATCGAAAATGACCGGGTCCGTGGTTTCTTAGAAGAACGTCAATTCCCGGAAGATTATACGAAAAAATTGTTTAACGTCACTGAAACGACAGCAAACATCGCTATCGATAGCGAACATACGGCATTCCCAGTCGACAACCGTGATACGTTCGAAACGTCGAAAACGACGATCGTACCCATCATCGGTGGTGGCGAACGCCTCGGTACGCTTGTCCTTGGTCGTATGGTGGAAGACTTCAACGAAGAAGATCTTGTGCTTGCTGAGTACGGTGCAACAGTCGTTGGGATGGAAATCCTGCGTGAGAAGGCACACGAGGCAGAAGATAAGGCACGTAAGAAAGCAGTCGTCCAGATGGCAATCAATTCATTGTCTTATTCTGAACTCGAAGCAATCGAACATATCTTCGAAGAACTCGAAGGAAATGAAGGGTTACTCGTCGCTTCAAAGATTGCGGATCGCGTCGGTATCACGCGTTCCGTTATCGTCAACGCGCTTCGTAAGCTCGAAAGTGCTGGTGTCATCGAGTCACGTTCACTCGGAATGAAGGGGACGTACATTAAAATCTTAAACGACAACTTCCTATATGAATTAGAACGAATTAAATCGAACTAA
- the fliE gene encoding flagellar hook-basal body complex protein FliE: MAIQPIQNMQMVLPTQTIAKTTPSDFSEVLSEAMNGLNTAQKASSQARVDLATGKTTDLHNIMIKTEEASLSMQLALEVRNKGIEAYQEMMRMQL, encoded by the coding sequence ATGGCAATTCAACCTATTCAAAACATGCAGATGGTATTACCCACACAGACCATTGCAAAGACGACACCAAGTGATTTTAGTGAAGTACTTAGCGAGGCGATGAACGGTTTGAATACAGCACAGAAAGCCTCCTCTCAAGCGCGTGTGGACCTGGCGACAGGGAAGACGACAGATCTACATAACATCATGATTAAAACAGAAGAGGCATCGCTTTCTATGCAACTCGCCCTTGAAGTCCGTAACAAAGGCATCGAAGCATATCAAGAAATGATGCGTATGCAACTGTGA
- the fliG gene encoding flagellar motor switch protein FliG, translated as MKKLEMNSREKAAVLMISLGPEVAASVYKHLSEEEMEWLTLQISSMKRVDPEDKLIVLDEFHELATAQNYITQGGIGFAKSVLEKALGEEKAMELIYRLTSTLQVRPFEFARKADPKQLLNFIQNEHPQTIALVLAHLDPAKSGQILSELPAEAQSDVARRIATMDRMNPEIISEVEQILERNLSQAGMQDFAQSGGIEAVVQVLNGVDRTTERTILDTLEIQDPELAEEIKKRMFVFEDIVTLDARAIQRIIREVSNEDLLLALKVSSDDVKDMVYRNMSQRMVESFKEDMEFMGPVRLRDVEEAQSRIVGIIRRLEDMGEIVVARGGGDDIVV; from the coding sequence ATGAAGAAGCTGGAAATGAACAGTCGTGAAAAGGCTGCGGTTCTCATGATTTCGTTAGGTCCTGAAGTCGCTGCCAGTGTATATAAACATTTATCGGAAGAAGAGATGGAATGGTTGACCCTTCAAATCTCAAGTATGAAACGAGTCGATCCAGAAGATAAGTTAATCGTCCTCGATGAGTTCCATGAATTAGCAACAGCGCAAAATTATATTACGCAGGGTGGAATCGGATTTGCTAAATCCGTTCTTGAAAAAGCGCTCGGTGAAGAGAAGGCGATGGAGCTCATCTATCGCCTGACGTCGACGTTACAAGTCCGACCGTTTGAGTTTGCTCGGAAGGCAGATCCAAAACAACTTTTGAACTTCATTCAAAATGAACATCCACAAACAATTGCACTCGTTCTTGCTCACCTCGATCCTGCTAAATCAGGACAAATTCTCTCGGAGCTCCCGGCAGAAGCACAATCCGATGTAGCACGGCGGATTGCGACGATGGACCGAATGAATCCGGAGATCATTAGCGAAGTAGAGCAAATTCTCGAACGGAATCTGTCGCAAGCAGGCATGCAAGATTTTGCGCAATCTGGCGGTATCGAAGCTGTCGTTCAAGTGTTGAATGGAGTCGACCGGACGACGGAACGAACGATTCTCGATACGCTCGAGATTCAGGATCCGGAACTCGCAGAAGAAATCAAAAAACGGATGTTCGTTTTCGAAGATATCGTTACGCTCGATGCACGGGCGATTCAGCGTATCATTCGCGAAGTATCGAACGAAGATCTACTCCTGGCACTCAAAGTATCGTCAGACGACGTCAAGGATATGGTCTATCGCAACATGTCACAGCGGATGGTCGAATCGTTCAAAGAGGATATGGAATTCATGGGTCCTGTTCGTCTCCGAGACGTCGAAGAAGCACAAAGTCGAATCGTCGGAATCATCCGCCGCTTAGAAGACATGGGTGAAATCGTCGTTGCTCGTGGTGGAGGAGATGATATTGTTGTCTAA
- the hslU gene encoding ATP-dependent protease ATPase subunit HslU translates to MHELTPRQIVEKLNEHVIGQADAKRAVAIALRNRYRRQLLDASMRDEVTPKNILMIGPTGVGKTEIARRLAKLVRAPFVKIEATKFTEVGYVGRDVESMVRDLVEASLRLVKDEKKEALKDRAEAVANERIVDALSGKKASSGLGGGTNPFEMLFGGNQKQQEPDTSEATADRSLLRQQLLTGQLEDRMIEVDVEERQVDLFSGQQGMEGLANLQDMLGQVMPKKTKKRQLTVKEARPILTAEEAERLLDLNEVHDEAVRRAEQMGIIFVDEIDKIATKGHDSAGVSREGVQRDILPIVEGSTIVTKYGPVKTDHILFIAAGAFHMAKPSDLIPELQGRFPIRVELDSLTEDDFVKILTEPNQALLKQYKALLGAEHVHVTFTEEAIREIARIAAQVNDETDNIGARRLYTIMERVLEELSFEAADMPETDVTITPQYVTDRVGKVADDRDLSQFIL, encoded by the coding sequence ATGCATGAATTGACACCAAGACAAATCGTCGAAAAGTTAAATGAACATGTCATCGGGCAAGCAGACGCAAAACGAGCGGTGGCGATTGCTTTACGAAATCGATACCGTCGACAGTTGCTCGATGCATCGATGCGAGATGAAGTCACACCGAAGAACATTCTGATGATCGGACCGACTGGTGTCGGAAAGACAGAGATTGCACGACGACTTGCAAAACTTGTCCGGGCACCGTTTGTCAAGATTGAAGCGACGAAGTTCACTGAGGTAGGATATGTCGGTCGTGACGTGGAATCAATGGTGCGTGATCTGGTGGAAGCTTCTCTTCGACTTGTTAAAGATGAGAAAAAAGAAGCGCTCAAAGATCGAGCGGAAGCAGTAGCGAATGAGCGAATCGTTGATGCGTTGTCTGGGAAAAAAGCATCATCTGGTCTTGGTGGCGGAACGAATCCATTTGAAATGTTGTTCGGCGGGAATCAAAAACAGCAAGAGCCGGATACATCGGAAGCGACAGCCGACCGTTCGCTACTTCGCCAGCAATTGCTGACGGGTCAACTTGAAGATCGGATGATTGAGGTCGATGTCGAAGAACGTCAAGTTGACTTGTTCTCAGGGCAACAAGGGATGGAAGGGCTCGCGAATCTTCAGGACATGCTCGGACAAGTCATGCCGAAGAAAACGAAGAAGCGTCAACTCACAGTCAAGGAAGCACGTCCAATTTTGACAGCAGAAGAAGCGGAACGACTACTTGACTTGAACGAAGTCCATGACGAAGCAGTGCGTCGTGCGGAACAGATGGGAATCATCTTTGTCGATGAGATCGATAAGATCGCGACAAAAGGACATGACTCTGCTGGTGTTTCACGAGAAGGTGTTCAGCGTGACATCTTACCGATTGTTGAAGGATCAACGATCGTTACGAAATATGGACCAGTCAAGACGGATCATATCCTGTTCATCGCTGCAGGTGCGTTCCATATGGCAAAACCATCTGATTTGATTCCTGAACTTCAAGGGCGTTTCCCGATTCGTGTCGAACTCGACAGTTTGACAGAAGATGACTTTGTTAAAATTTTGACTGAACCGAATCAAGCATTACTCAAACAATATAAAGCATTACTAGGGGCAGAACACGTTCATGTCACCTTTACAGAAGAAGCCATTCGTGAAATCGCACGGATTGCTGCACAAGTGAACGATGAGACGGATAATATAGGAGCACGGCGCTTATATACGATCATGGAGCGCGTCCTCGAAGAATTATCCTTCGAAGCAGCAGACATGCCGGAAACGGATGTGACGATCACGCCACAATACGTGACGGATCGAGTTGGAAAAGTAGCAGATGATCGTGACTTAAGTCAGTTCATCTTATAA
- the flgC gene encoding flagellar basal body rod protein FlgC, translating to MSMFSGFHTSASGLTAQRLRLDTVSANIANAQTTRGELVNGQWQPYARKLAVLKETANGVTVSELKKDPEPFKLEYNPTHPDADELGYVKMPNVDILKEMVDMMGATRSYEANVTALNATKAMLVKAMEIGK from the coding sequence ATGAGTATGTTTAGCGGATTCCATACGTCTGCATCTGGTTTAACTGCCCAGCGACTACGGCTTGATACGGTCTCGGCAAACATCGCTAATGCGCAAACGACACGAGGCGAGCTCGTCAATGGTCAGTGGCAACCGTATGCTCGAAAACTTGCTGTTTTGAAAGAGACTGCTAATGGTGTCACGGTCAGTGAATTGAAGAAAGATCCCGAACCATTCAAATTAGAATATAACCCAACGCATCCTGATGCGGATGAACTTGGATACGTCAAGATGCCGAATGTCGATATCTTAAAAGAAATGGTCGACATGATGGGCGCAACACGTTCTTATGAAGCAAACGTAACAGCCTTGAACGCAACAAAAGCGATGCTCGTAAAAGCGATGGAGATTGGTAAATAA
- a CDS encoding tyrosine recombinase XerC, protein MKWSEGGAFMGIDTAFERLLEDFMRYVHIERQLSPNTGRSYDQTLRQYAAFCRDHQLRSIELASARRYLYALYDQELARATIAQKVSCLKQFGRFLTRDTDEPNPFDGLKAPKRQQGLPTFLVPTEYERFLDAFRSSDTLGNRNVALVELLYATGMRVSEIVHLDLRDLASDNSYVHVYGKGGKERIAPIGTFAKEALERYLPSRDPIAGHEQALFLSHSGRRLTTDAIRKIMKKGEQLVGKHVTPHALRHSFATDLLERGADLRAVQELLGHASLSTTGQYTHVTTERLRHVYQQAHPRA, encoded by the coding sequence ATGAAATGGTCAGAAGGGGGCGCATTCATGGGGATAGACACTGCTTTTGAGCGACTGCTAGAAGATTTTATGCGGTATGTTCATATTGAACGTCAATTATCTCCGAATACAGGTCGCTCTTATGATCAAACACTTCGACAATACGCCGCTTTTTGCCGCGATCATCAATTACGATCGATTGAATTGGCAAGTGCACGGCGTTATTTGTATGCTCTTTACGATCAGGAGCTGGCGCGGGCGACGATTGCACAAAAAGTTTCCTGCCTCAAACAATTTGGTCGTTTTTTGACACGTGACACCGATGAACCGAATCCATTCGATGGATTAAAAGCACCAAAACGACAACAAGGACTTCCGACCTTCCTCGTGCCAACGGAATATGAACGTTTTCTCGATGCTTTTCGATCGAGCGATACGCTCGGTAACCGGAATGTGGCGCTAGTGGAACTGTTATATGCGACGGGGATGCGTGTCAGCGAGATCGTTCATCTTGATCTTCGTGACCTCGCTTCTGACAACTCCTACGTTCATGTGTATGGAAAAGGTGGGAAAGAGCGCATCGCGCCAATCGGAACCTTTGCAAAAGAAGCATTAGAACGATACTTACCATCACGAGATCCAATCGCAGGTCATGAACAAGCGTTGTTCTTGTCTCATTCAGGGCGTCGATTAACGACGGATGCGATTCGAAAGATCATGAAAAAAGGGGAACAGCTCGTTGGGAAACATGTGACACCACATGCACTTCGTCATAGTTTCGCTACGGATTTACTGGAGAGAGGCGCCGATTTGCGAGCCGTCCAAGAGTTACTAGGTCATGCATCGCTGTCGACGACCGGACAGTATACACACGTAACGACTGAACGATTGCGACATGTTTATCAACAAGCACATCCTCGTGCCTAA
- the trmFO gene encoding FADH(2)-oxidizing methylenetetrahydrofolate--tRNA-(uracil(54)-C(5))-methyltransferase TrmFO, whose protein sequence is MKRVTVIGAGLAGSEAAWQLAKRGVQVDLYEMRPVKQTPAHHTDQFAELVCSNSLRANQLTNAVGVLKEEMRQLDSLIMKAADLASVPAGGALAVDRHDFAGYVTETLKNHPNVTVHHEEIEAIPDGPTIVATGPLTSAALSESLKQFTGEDYLYFFDAAAPILDGDTIDREKVYLKSRYDKGEAAYLNCPMTEEEFQVFYDELINAEVVPLKEFEKEIYFEGCMPFEVLASRGPKTLLFGPMKPVGLEDPKTGKRPYAVVQLRQDNSAGTLFNLVGFQTHLKWGEQKRIIRLIPGLENAEIVRYGVMHRNTFVNSPNLLKPTYQTRTRDDLFFAGQMTGVEGYVESAASGLTAGINAARLINEAEPVTFPQETMMGAMSHYITTTEGKNFQPMNANFGLVPALVGHPVRMKKPEKYALYAERALEAIKDFTDM, encoded by the coding sequence TTGAAACGTGTAACGGTAATCGGCGCGGGACTTGCAGGTTCTGAAGCAGCATGGCAACTTGCAAAACGCGGCGTACAAGTAGATTTATATGAAATGCGGCCTGTCAAGCAGACACCCGCGCACCACACAGACCAATTCGCTGAACTCGTCTGTTCGAACTCACTTCGAGCAAACCAGTTAACGAATGCCGTTGGTGTTTTAAAGGAAGAGATGCGTCAGCTCGATTCCTTGATCATGAAAGCAGCAGACTTAGCGAGCGTCCCAGCAGGTGGCGCACTTGCCGTCGACCGGCATGACTTCGCAGGATACGTGACGGAAACGTTGAAAAACCATCCGAACGTCACGGTCCATCATGAAGAAATCGAAGCGATTCCAGACGGTCCAACAATCGTCGCAACTGGCCCGTTGACGAGTGCGGCATTATCGGAATCACTCAAACAATTCACGGGTGAAGATTATCTGTACTTCTTCGATGCAGCGGCACCGATTCTTGATGGAGATACAATCGATCGTGAGAAGGTGTACTTGAAATCACGTTACGATAAGGGTGAAGCAGCCTACTTGAATTGCCCAATGACGGAAGAAGAATTCCAAGTCTTCTACGATGAGTTAATCAATGCAGAAGTCGTTCCACTCAAGGAATTCGAAAAAGAGATCTACTTCGAAGGCTGTATGCCGTTTGAAGTTCTCGCTTCACGCGGACCGAAAACGCTCTTGTTCGGACCAATGAAGCCAGTCGGACTCGAAGATCCGAAGACAGGTAAACGACCTTATGCTGTCGTCCAGTTACGTCAGGACAATTCAGCTGGAACACTATTCAATCTCGTTGGTTTCCAGACGCATTTAAAATGGGGCGAACAAAAACGAATCATCCGACTGATTCCTGGTCTTGAGAATGCAGAAATCGTCCGTTATGGTGTCATGCATCGTAATACGTTCGTTAACTCACCAAACTTGTTAAAACCGACGTATCAGACACGTACACGTGACGACTTGTTCTTCGCTGGGCAAATGACAGGTGTTGAAGGGTATGTCGAGTCTGCAGCATCCGGTTTGACAGCAGGGATCAACGCGGCGCGTCTCATCAATGAGGCGGAACCGGTAACGTTCCCGCAAGAGACGATGATGGGTGCGATGTCGCACTATATCACGACGACGGAAGGGAAGAACTTCCAGCCAATGAATGCCAACTTCGGATTGGTGCCGGCACTCGTCGGTCACCCGGTTCGGATGAAAAAACCAGAGAAGTATGCGCTCTACGCAGAGCGAGCACTTGAAGCAATCAAAGATTTCACGGATATGTGA
- the flgB gene encoding flagellar basal body rod protein FlgB: MNWLGSDYNVMTQAVNRTVMAQEVIAKNISNVDTPGYKAKRVTFGDVLDSEMKMSLKRHATIGTSGSIVDRPNTMRNDGNGVDIDLEMSELSRNQIEYEALVEQLNRKFSGIQSVIRGGK, from the coding sequence ATGAATTGGTTAGGGTCTGACTATAACGTAATGACACAAGCCGTCAATCGAACGGTCATGGCACAAGAAGTCATTGCGAAAAATATCTCAAATGTCGATACACCTGGGTATAAAGCAAAGCGTGTCACTTTTGGAGATGTTCTAGATTCAGAAATGAAAATGAGTTTAAAACGACATGCAACGATCGGAACTTCTGGTAGCATCGTCGATCGACCGAATACGATGCGTAACGATGGAAACGGTGTCGATATCGATCTCGAGATGTCTGAATTATCACGCAATCAAATTGAGTACGAGGCGTTGGTAGAACAGTTGAATCGTAAGTTCTCTGGCATTCAGTCTGTCATCCGAGGAGGAAAATAA
- the fliF gene encoding flagellar basal-body MS-ring/collar protein FliF produces the protein MNERIKARFGAMNTTWKEWSLAKKAMILGIIVVVLAALIVTIIWLSKPTMTPLYSKLSPQEAGQVTEKLNEDGIASEVVSEANGVTILVPEANVENLKVELATAGIPKSGQIDYSFFSENAGFGTTDKEMNILERDTMQTELENLITQVNGIESAKVMITLPEKSVFLSDEKETSTVSVVLTSSTGSNLNNQTVQGLYHLIAKSIPNLKEENITIMDQYFTYYEPGNATQTAGGTDPMALKKTTENDLRKQIQQMLSVVLGPQKALVSVTADVDVTKRQEEQKLVEPVDPDKIEGIVTSAEKVAEAYTGSANAGTAGTGENETTNFPAGTEATGDTSEKTHDIINYEVNRITKQITGAPYEIRDLGIQIIVEPPKGQNQIDPQLQTDLQTMMYSIIRTSITKTDAKTTLTDAELANKVVVMSRPFAETTTATKTTTATPVWVWFALGGAAILVIGAVILLMRRRRANEIEELEEWTPIETEIPELSTEDTSDGAVKRKQLEKLAESNPDEFAKLLRTWLAED, from the coding sequence ATGAACGAACGAATAAAAGCTCGATTCGGAGCAATGAATACGACGTGGAAAGAATGGTCCCTTGCGAAAAAAGCGATGATTCTAGGGATTATCGTCGTAGTTTTAGCAGCGTTGATCGTCACCATCATCTGGTTATCTAAACCGACGATGACACCTCTTTATTCGAAGTTGTCCCCTCAAGAAGCAGGGCAAGTGACAGAAAAGCTCAATGAAGATGGGATTGCGTCGGAAGTCGTCAGTGAAGCAAATGGTGTGACGATTCTCGTTCCAGAAGCAAATGTCGAGAACCTGAAAGTCGAACTGGCGACAGCTGGTATTCCGAAATCCGGTCAAATCGATTATTCCTTCTTTAGTGAAAATGCTGGATTCGGAACGACTGATAAAGAAATGAATATTCTCGAGCGCGATACGATGCAGACAGAACTTGAAAACTTGATTACACAAGTAAACGGTATCGAGTCTGCGAAAGTCATGATTACTCTTCCGGAAAAGAGTGTTTTTCTTTCCGACGAAAAAGAAACATCAACGGTCTCTGTTGTCTTAACTTCTAGCACAGGAAGTAATCTTAACAATCAAACAGTTCAAGGTCTTTATCATTTGATTGCAAAAAGTATTCCGAATCTAAAAGAAGAAAACATCACGATCATGGATCAGTACTTTACGTATTATGAACCTGGTAATGCTACACAAACAGCGGGTGGAACGGATCCGATGGCGTTGAAAAAAACGACAGAGAACGATTTACGTAAGCAAATTCAGCAGATGCTGTCTGTTGTTCTCGGTCCACAAAAAGCGCTCGTTTCCGTTACAGCGGATGTCGATGTCACGAAACGACAGGAAGAACAAAAACTCGTTGAACCAGTAGATCCCGATAAAATCGAAGGAATCGTAACGTCTGCTGAGAAAGTAGCAGAAGCCTACACAGGGTCTGCGAACGCCGGAACGGCTGGTACAGGTGAAAATGAGACGACGAACTTCCCAGCAGGTACAGAAGCGACTGGTGATACGAGTGAGAAGACGCACGACATCATCAACTATGAAGTCAATCGAATCACGAAACAAATTACAGGAGCTCCGTATGAGATTCGTGATTTAGGGATTCAAATTATCGTCGAGCCACCAAAAGGTCAAAATCAGATTGATCCACAGTTACAAACCGACCTACAAACGATGATGTATTCGATCATCCGGACATCGATAACGAAGACGGATGCAAAAACGACACTGACGGATGCAGAACTTGCTAACAAGGTCGTAGTCATGTCTCGACCATTCGCGGAGACGACGACAGCGACGAAAACGACGACGGCAACGCCGGTGTGGGTTTGGTTCGCACTTGGTGGAGCAGCAATTCTTGTCATTGGCGCAGTCATTCTCCTTATGCGTCGACGTCGAGCAAATGAAATTGAAGAACTTGAGGAATGGACACCGATTGAGACAGAAATTCCAGAGCTCTCAACAGAAGACACAAGCGATGGTGCCGTCAAACGCAAACAGCTTGAAAAACTCGCTGAATCCAACCCGGATGAGTTTGCGAAATTATTACGTACTTGGTTAGCGGAGGATTGA
- a CDS encoding FliH/SctL family protein — protein sequence MILLSNVIKRQSVIERQERTLVQIRSAQEEPAIVPDTFYEERMAEGHAELERLHQSMLDEFQQRQQQFEQERLQALEDARQRGYEEGYQTGFEAGRAEGQAIFEEQIATTNTFAARLEGQNQERLMRLEHELCVLGLQVTHQFLEKLHDEEEEALYQLLHQLIIQFRDREKIIIYASPADFERVVLLEERLQGVLGANATIQLRFDPALKVRDYRVDSENGAITGGLTSGFEALQTKIKEVLHHV from the coding sequence ATGATATTGTTGTCTAACGTCATCAAAAGACAATCTGTCATTGAACGACAGGAGCGAACGCTCGTACAGATTCGAAGTGCTCAGGAAGAACCAGCTATCGTTCCAGATACGTTCTACGAAGAACGGATGGCGGAAGGTCACGCTGAACTGGAACGTCTTCACCAGTCGATGCTCGATGAGTTCCAACAACGTCAGCAGCAGTTCGAACAAGAACGTCTACAAGCGCTAGAGGACGCACGTCAACGAGGATATGAAGAAGGATATCAGACGGGATTTGAAGCGGGTCGTGCGGAAGGACAAGCCATCTTCGAAGAGCAGATTGCAACGACGAATACTTTTGCTGCTCGATTAGAAGGGCAGAATCAAGAGCGGTTGATGCGATTGGAACATGAATTATGTGTTCTTGGACTACAAGTGACACATCAATTTTTAGAAAAGTTACATGATGAAGAAGAAGAGGCGTTATACCAATTGTTACATCAATTGATCATTCAGTTCCGAGATCGTGAAAAAATCATCATCTACGCTTCACCAGCAGATTTCGAACGAGTCGTTTTGCTTGAAGAACGACTTCAAGGTGTTCTCGGTGCGAATGCGACGATTCAATTACGATTCGACCCGGCGTTAAAAGTACGTGATTATCGGGTTGACTCGGAGAACGGAGCCATCACAGGTGGTTTAACAAGTGGCTTTGAAGCACTACAAACTAAAATTAAAGAGGTTTTACATCATGTTTAA
- the hslV gene encoding ATP-dependent protease subunit HslV, which produces MFHATTIFAIQHNGQSAMSGDGQVTFGNQVIMKKSAKKVRRLYGGKVIAGFAGSVADAFTLFEKFEAKLEMYNGNLQRAAVELAKEWRGDKMLRQLEALLLVMDGTHLLLVSGNGEVIEPDDGILAIGSGGNYALAAGRALARHASHLTAEEIARAALETAGELCVFTNDQIILETIGGNDHA; this is translated from the coding sequence ATGTTTCATGCAACGACGATTTTTGCGATTCAACATAACGGACAATCCGCGATGAGCGGGGACGGACAGGTGACTTTCGGAAACCAAGTCATCATGAAGAAAAGTGCGAAAAAAGTACGGCGCCTCTATGGTGGCAAAGTCATTGCCGGATTTGCAGGAAGTGTTGCAGATGCGTTTACACTCTTTGAGAAATTCGAAGCAAAACTTGAAATGTATAACGGGAACTTACAACGGGCAGCAGTTGAACTAGCAAAGGAATGGCGAGGAGATAAGATGTTGCGTCAATTAGAAGCACTCTTACTCGTCATGGATGGTACACATCTCTTACTCGTATCCGGAAACGGTGAAGTCATTGAACCGGACGATGGTATTCTCGCCATCGGTTCAGGTGGTAACTATGCGCTTGCTGCAGGTCGTGCGTTAGCTCGACATGCCAGTCATCTTACAGCAGAAGAAATTGCAAGAGCAGCTCTTGAAACAGCTGGGGAACTCTGTGTCTTTACGAACGATCAAATCATCCTAGAAACGATCGGAGGCAACGACCATGCATGA